Proteins from a single region of Gordonia hongkongensis:
- a CDS encoding sirohydrochlorin chelatase — MTPTLVLAAHGSRDPRFGATARRVRNAVASSLPGVEVVLSYLDLDEPLVGDVLGQLDGAHSTHHGPVVVPMLLSAGYHHKIDLPSIIASRRPTARQTDVMGTRSLAGALADRLIEAGLGPHDGVILSAVGSPDPAADRSVRLRAIELSTRLHRPVEVVFATKLGPHDRAVVSAVRRLRAGGARRIAVSPYFLSAGLLTERVESALDALVDDTLVAGPLGTHPDVIEAIGSLYRTAADQRVVPAGH, encoded by the coding sequence GTGACACCGACTCTCGTCCTCGCCGCACACGGCAGTCGCGATCCGCGCTTCGGCGCGACCGCGCGCCGTGTGCGGAACGCCGTCGCGTCGAGCCTGCCCGGTGTCGAGGTGGTGCTCTCCTATCTCGACCTCGACGAGCCACTCGTGGGCGACGTTCTCGGACAGCTCGACGGGGCGCATTCGACGCACCACGGTCCGGTCGTCGTACCGATGCTGCTGTCGGCGGGGTACCACCACAAGATCGACCTACCGTCGATCATCGCGTCGCGACGACCGACCGCCCGGCAGACCGACGTCATGGGGACCCGGTCGTTGGCCGGGGCACTGGCGGACCGTCTGATCGAGGCCGGCCTCGGCCCGCACGACGGTGTGATCCTGTCCGCGGTCGGGTCCCCCGACCCGGCCGCCGATCGTTCGGTGCGCCTACGGGCGATCGAACTGTCGACACGGCTCCACCGTCCGGTCGAGGTGGTCTTCGCGACCAAGCTGGGGCCGCACGATCGCGCCGTCGTCTCGGCCGTGCGCCGACTCCGCGCCGGCGGTGCCCGACGTATCGCGGTGAGTCCGTACTTCCTGTCGGCCGGACTGCTCACCGAGCGGGTCGAGTCGGCTCTCGACGCCCTGGTCGACGACACCCTCGTCGCCGGTCCCCTCGGCACCCATCCGGACGTCATCGAGGCGATCGGGTCGCTCTACCGCACGGCGGCGGATCAGCGAGTGGTGCCCGCCGGACACTGA
- a CDS encoding cation diffusion facilitator family transporter translates to MTTTRTPRRDLSAFAVLSIVTAIVVIGLKLIAWRITGSVGLLSDALESTVNLVAAIGAFVALRVAAKPPDRSHNFGHTKAEYLSAVFEGVMIVVAAVVIVATAIDRLLHPEELDEVGMGLAISVGATVVNAVVGWVLIRAGRRHRSLTLEADGRHLMTDVWTTAGVVVGVFLVAVTGWLPLDPLIAIAVAANILVVGGRLVWRSGAGLMDSALPDDLRAAIDAVLARHRADRIDFHDVRTREAGHERFVQLHMLVPGDWSVQRAHDLAETIEDELRAAVDDLTVTLHVEPINDPRAYEDWRLD, encoded by the coding sequence ATGACGACGACGCGCACCCCGCGCCGGGACCTGTCGGCGTTCGCGGTGCTGAGCATCGTGACCGCGATCGTCGTGATCGGTCTCAAACTGATCGCGTGGCGGATCACCGGCTCGGTCGGTCTGCTCTCCGACGCGCTGGAGTCCACCGTCAACCTCGTTGCGGCGATCGGTGCGTTCGTCGCGCTGCGGGTGGCGGCGAAGCCACCGGACCGGAGCCATAACTTCGGGCACACCAAGGCCGAGTACCTGTCGGCGGTGTTCGAGGGGGTGATGATCGTCGTCGCGGCGGTCGTCATCGTCGCGACGGCCATCGACCGCCTGCTCCACCCGGAGGAACTGGACGAAGTCGGCATGGGACTGGCGATCTCGGTGGGCGCGACGGTGGTCAACGCGGTCGTCGGCTGGGTGCTCATCCGCGCCGGTCGACGTCATCGGTCGCTGACCCTCGAAGCCGACGGCCGGCATCTCATGACCGACGTGTGGACGACGGCCGGCGTGGTGGTCGGTGTGTTCCTGGTCGCCGTGACCGGCTGGCTGCCGCTCGACCCGCTGATCGCCATCGCGGTGGCTGCCAACATCCTCGTCGTGGGCGGACGGTTGGTCTGGCGATCCGGTGCGGGACTGATGGACTCGGCGCTGCCCGACGACCTGCGCGCCGCGATCGACGCCGTCCTCGCGCGTCACCGCGCCGACCGGATCGACTTCCACGACGTCCGCACGCGGGAGGCCGGCCACGAACGGTTCGTCCAGTTGCACATGCTCGTCCCCGGTGACTGGTCGGTGCAGCGCGCGCACGATCTGGCCGAGACGATCGAGGACGAACTCCGCGCCGCGGTCGACGATCTCACCGTGACCCTGCATGTCGAACCGATCAACGACCCACGCGCCTACGAGGACTGGCGGTTGGACTGA
- the lepA gene encoding translation elongation factor 4 yields the protein MPTFADTTFTDPARIRNFCIIAHIDHGKSTLADRMLQLTGVVEERQMRAQYLDRMDIERERGITIKAQNVRLPWTVKSAEGDEDYVLHLIDTPGHVDFTYEVSRALEACEGAVLLVDAAQGIEAQTLANLYLAMENDLTIIPVLNKIDLPAADPERYAAELAHIVGCEPEDVLRVSGKTGVGVTELLDEVIRKVPAPVGDSDAPARAMIFDSVYDTYRGVVTYVRVVDGKIVPREKILMMSTGTTHELLEVGIVSPEPKPTTGLGVGEVGYLITGVKDVRQSKVGDTVTTARRGAEQALTGYREPRPMVYSGLYPLDGSDHPVLREALEKLQLNDAALTFEPETSVALGFGFRCGFLGLLHMEITRERLEREFNLDLISTAPNVVYRVVMEDGSEHVVTNPSDWPEGKTRHIYEPIVKTTVIAPSEFIGAIMELCQSRRGELGGMDYLSETRVELRYTLPMAEIIFDFFDALKSRTRGYASLDYEEAGEQEADLVKVDILLQGEAVDAFSAIVHKDAAYAYGNRMAIKLKELIPRQQFEVPVQAAVGSKIIARENIRAIRKDVLAKCYGGDISRKRKLLEKQKEGKKRMKTIGRVEVPQEAFVAALSTDAVGDKPKGK from the coding sequence ATTCCCACCTTCGCCGACACCACCTTCACCGATCCGGCACGTATCCGGAACTTCTGCATCATCGCCCACATCGACCACGGCAAGTCGACGCTGGCAGACCGGATGCTGCAGCTCACTGGCGTCGTCGAAGAGCGGCAGATGCGGGCGCAGTACCTCGATCGAATGGACATCGAGCGCGAGCGCGGCATCACCATCAAGGCGCAGAACGTCCGTCTGCCCTGGACGGTGAAGTCGGCGGAGGGCGACGAGGACTACGTCCTGCACCTCATCGACACCCCCGGGCACGTCGACTTCACCTACGAGGTGTCCCGCGCTCTGGAGGCGTGCGAGGGAGCTGTCCTGCTCGTCGACGCCGCGCAGGGCATCGAGGCCCAGACCCTCGCCAACCTGTATCTGGCGATGGAGAACGACCTCACCATCATCCCGGTGCTCAACAAGATCGACCTGCCCGCGGCCGACCCCGAGCGCTACGCTGCCGAACTCGCGCACATCGTGGGTTGCGAGCCGGAAGACGTGCTGCGTGTGTCGGGCAAGACCGGCGTCGGGGTCACCGAGCTGCTCGACGAGGTCATCCGGAAGGTGCCGGCCCCGGTGGGCGACTCCGACGCCCCGGCGCGCGCGATGATCTTCGACTCGGTGTACGACACCTACCGCGGCGTGGTCACCTACGTCCGGGTCGTCGACGGCAAGATCGTGCCCCGGGAGAAGATCCTGATGATGTCGACCGGCACGACGCACGAGCTGCTCGAGGTGGGCATCGTGTCCCCGGAACCGAAGCCGACCACGGGGCTGGGTGTCGGCGAGGTCGGTTACCTGATCACGGGTGTGAAGGACGTTCGCCAGTCGAAGGTCGGTGACACCGTCACCACTGCCCGCCGGGGTGCCGAGCAGGCGCTGACGGGGTACCGCGAGCCGCGCCCGATGGTCTACTCGGGGCTGTACCCGCTCGACGGCTCCGACCACCCGGTGCTGCGTGAGGCGCTCGAGAAGCTGCAACTCAACGACGCCGCCCTGACCTTCGAGCCGGAGACCTCGGTCGCGCTCGGCTTCGGCTTCCGCTGCGGCTTCCTCGGTCTGCTGCACATGGAGATCACCCGCGAGCGTCTCGAGCGCGAGTTCAACCTCGACCTGATCTCGACGGCCCCGAACGTCGTCTACCGGGTGGTCATGGAAGACGGTTCGGAGCATGTGGTGACCAACCCGTCGGACTGGCCGGAAGGCAAGACCCGGCACATCTACGAACCCATCGTCAAGACCACCGTGATCGCGCCGAGCGAGTTCATCGGCGCGATCATGGAGCTGTGTCAGTCGCGTCGAGGTGAGCTCGGCGGGATGGACTACCTGTCGGAGACGCGCGTGGAACTGCGGTACACGCTGCCCATGGCCGAGATCATCTTCGACTTCTTCGACGCCTTGAAGTCGCGGACGCGTGGCTATGCCAGCCTCGACTACGAGGAGGCGGGCGAGCAGGAAGCCGATCTGGTGAAGGTCGACATCCTGCTCCAGGGCGAGGCCGTCGACGCGTTCAGTGCGATCGTCCACAAGGACGCCGCCTATGCCTACGGCAACCGGATGGCGATCAAGCTCAAGGAGCTCATCCCGCGCCAGCAGTTCGAGGTTCCGGTGCAGGCCGCCGTCGGCTCGAAGATCATTGCGCGCGAGAACATCCGAGCCATCCGCAAGGATGTGCTCGCGAAGTGCTACGGCGGCGACATCAGCCGTAAGCGCAAACTGCTCGAGAAGCAGAAAGAGGGCAAGAAGCGGATGAAGACCATCGGCCGCGTCGAGGTCCCGCAAGAGGCCTTCGTGGCCGCGCTCTCCACCGACGCGGTGGGTGACAAGCCGAAGGGGAAGTGA
- a CDS encoding M3 family metallopeptidase, translated as MTAAQGTNPVLAQSGLPYDLPDFASISDDDFLPAFTEAMASHVAEVEAIAADPAAPTFANTIEALELSGRDLARASGIFFNLVGPDTNPRRNAISQELSTLLTDHANTIAMNPVLFERISDLHSRADELDLTEAQRRLLDKRYRESVRAGAGLDPDAQREMREIASRLAYLTTTFSQKILDDTNDSAVLVDDAAELDGLSAGQIAAARRAAGEAGHDSGYLVTLELPTSQSVLTELTNADVRRRVFDASVGRCARGNEHDTRELVLEIVRLRARRAEMLGYRDHAEYVIAEQTAPDPGAVDDMLRELNSSAMRAGGRELTRLTEFAGDAPIGPADLTFWLDREKRSHSAVPLDDFANYCELDAVLTRGVFFAANKLYGLTFREITDLPLYHPDVRAWEVRDDAGVGIGLFLGDFFARPSKRGGAWMNNIVDQSSVLHTQPIIVNVLNLTKPDAEQPCLLTMDQLTTLFHEFGHALHGLLSSVEYPSQSGTSVPRDFVEFPSQVNEMWALHPDVLANYARHHETGEPIPAELADAARDSAGAESAHGTIEYLAASSLDLAWHRLSVAEAEAVADVEAFEAQALTDAGLHTELIPPRYRSSYFNHIFGGGYSAGYYSYIWSEVLDAETEQWFLAEGGLRRENGRRFADATLSRGDSVDPLVAHQGLIGRRPRIEPLLRRRGLAA; from the coding sequence ATGACCGCAGCGCAGGGCACCAATCCGGTACTGGCGCAAAGCGGCCTGCCCTACGACCTCCCCGACTTCGCGTCGATCTCCGACGACGACTTCCTGCCGGCGTTCACCGAAGCGATGGCGTCGCATGTGGCCGAGGTGGAGGCGATCGCGGCCGACCCCGCGGCACCGACCTTCGCCAACACGATCGAGGCCCTGGAGTTGTCGGGGCGCGACCTGGCCCGGGCGTCGGGGATCTTCTTCAACCTCGTCGGGCCCGACACGAACCCCAGACGCAACGCGATCTCCCAGGAGCTGTCGACGCTCCTGACCGATCATGCGAACACGATCGCGATGAATCCGGTTCTCTTCGAACGGATCTCCGACCTCCATTCGCGCGCCGACGAACTCGATCTCACCGAAGCCCAGCGCCGGTTGCTCGACAAGCGGTACCGGGAATCGGTCCGCGCCGGAGCCGGATTGGACCCCGACGCACAGCGTGAGATGCGGGAGATCGCTTCTCGCCTGGCCTATCTCACGACGACGTTCTCCCAGAAGATCCTCGACGACACCAATGACTCGGCGGTGCTCGTCGACGATGCCGCCGAACTCGACGGTCTGTCGGCCGGACAGATCGCCGCCGCCCGCCGTGCCGCCGGCGAGGCCGGGCACGACAGCGGATACCTCGTCACACTCGAACTTCCGACGAGCCAGTCGGTGCTCACCGAATTGACGAATGCCGATGTGCGCCGGCGGGTGTTCGACGCGTCGGTGGGGCGGTGCGCCCGAGGCAACGAACACGACACCCGGGAACTGGTCCTCGAGATCGTCCGCCTGCGGGCACGCCGAGCAGAGATGCTCGGCTACCGGGACCACGCCGAATACGTGATCGCCGAGCAGACGGCGCCGGACCCGGGGGCCGTCGACGACATGCTGCGCGAGCTCAACTCCTCGGCCATGCGTGCCGGTGGCCGAGAACTCACCCGGCTCACCGAGTTCGCGGGTGACGCGCCGATCGGCCCCGCCGATCTCACCTTCTGGCTCGATCGGGAGAAGCGGTCGCACTCGGCGGTGCCGCTCGACGACTTCGCGAACTATTGCGAACTGGACGCGGTGCTGACCCGGGGTGTCTTCTTCGCCGCGAACAAGCTGTACGGCCTGACCTTTCGGGAGATCACCGATCTCCCGCTGTACCACCCGGATGTACGCGCCTGGGAGGTACGCGACGACGCGGGCGTCGGTATCGGGCTCTTCCTCGGCGACTTCTTCGCCCGGCCGTCGAAACGCGGCGGGGCGTGGATGAACAACATCGTCGACCAGTCGTCGGTCCTGCACACCCAGCCGATCATCGTGAACGTGCTGAACCTGACCAAACCCGATGCCGAACAACCGTGTCTGCTCACGATGGATCAGCTCACCACGCTTTTCCACGAGTTCGGGCACGCCCTGCACGGGTTGTTGTCCTCGGTGGAGTATCCGTCGCAATCCGGGACATCGGTACCGCGGGACTTCGTCGAGTTCCCGTCGCAGGTGAACGAGATGTGGGCGCTGCACCCGGACGTGCTGGCGAACTACGCCCGGCATCACGAGACCGGAGAGCCGATCCCGGCCGAACTCGCCGATGCGGCGCGGGACTCGGCGGGAGCCGAGTCCGCGCACGGCACCATCGAGTACCTCGCCGCATCCTCGCTGGACCTGGCCTGGCACCGGTTGTCGGTGGCGGAGGCCGAGGCGGTGGCCGACGTCGAGGCCTTCGAGGCGCAGGCGCTCACCGACGCGGGATTGCACACCGAGCTGATCCCGCCGCGCTACCGGAGCTCGTACTTCAACCACATCTTCGGTGGCGGCTACTCCGCCGGCTACTACAGCTACATCTGGTCGGAGGTACTCGACGCAGAGACCGAACAGTGGTTCCTCGCCGAGGGCGGGCTGCGTCGCGAGAACGGCCGCCGGTTCGCCGACGCCACTCTCTCCCGCGGCGACAGCGTGGATCCGCTTGTCGCACACCAGGGCCTGATCGGTCGCCGGCCGCGCATCGAACCGCTGCTGCGGCGCCGGGGGCTCGCGGCCTGA
- a CDS encoding glycoside hydrolase family 15 protein, which produces MSVADDSTVTSLPTVPPRASGTAADVSPAAPPAPSHTSAFPPIGDYAFLSDTETNCLIARNGSVEWMCIPRPDSPSVFGAILDRSAGHFRLAPYGVNVPVDRRYLPGSLMVETTWQTDTGWIIVRDALVMGPWHDNERRSKTHRRTPTDWDAEHILLRTVRCVSGTVELHMSCEPAFDYHRGTTKWEYSGPAYGEAIATAKDTDADTPTLKLTTDLRLGLEGREARARTRLVEGDNRFVALSWSRQPAPQNFEEAAQKMWATSESWRQWINIGSFPDHPWRSHLQRSALTLKGLTYSPTGALLAAATTSLPETPQGERNWDYRYAWVRDSTFALWGLYTLGLDREADDFFSFIADVSGITNGERHPLQVMYGVGGERTLEEEELTHLSGYDGARPVRIGNGAYNQAQHDIWGTMLDSVYLNIKSHEAVPETLWPVLKAQVEEAIKHWKDPDRGIWEVRGEPQHFTSSKVMCWVALDRGSRLATMHGEQAHAREWAAIAEEIKADVLAHGVNERGVFTQRYGDDALDASLLLVPLLRFLPPDDPRVRATVLAIADELTENELVLRYRVEETDDGLSGEEGTFTICSFWLVSALVEIGELPRAKTLCERLLSYSSPLKLYAEEIDAKTGQHLGNFPQAFTHLALINAVMHVIRAEEAAHQATFQPANH; this is translated from the coding sequence ATGTCTGTCGCAGATGACTCCACCGTAACGTCCCTGCCGACCGTGCCGCCGCGGGCATCCGGGACCGCGGCCGACGTCTCCCCGGCGGCTCCTCCGGCTCCGTCGCACACGAGCGCCTTCCCGCCGATCGGCGACTACGCGTTCCTGTCCGACACCGAGACCAACTGTCTCATCGCGCGCAACGGCTCCGTCGAGTGGATGTGCATACCCCGGCCCGATTCACCGAGCGTCTTCGGCGCCATCCTCGACCGTAGTGCCGGCCACTTCCGACTGGCGCCCTACGGCGTGAACGTCCCGGTGGATCGGCGCTACCTGCCCGGCAGCCTGATGGTCGAGACCACCTGGCAGACCGACACCGGTTGGATCATCGTCCGTGACGCACTGGTCATGGGTCCGTGGCACGACAACGAACGTCGTTCGAAGACGCACCGCCGGACGCCCACCGACTGGGACGCCGAGCACATCCTGCTGCGCACCGTGCGCTGCGTGTCCGGCACCGTCGAACTGCACATGAGTTGCGAACCCGCCTTCGACTACCACCGCGGGACGACGAAGTGGGAGTACTCGGGCCCGGCCTACGGCGAGGCGATCGCGACCGCCAAGGACACCGATGCCGACACGCCCACCTTGAAACTCACCACGGACCTCCGGCTGGGTCTGGAGGGTCGCGAAGCGCGGGCACGTACCCGGCTCGTCGAAGGCGACAACCGCTTCGTCGCACTCAGCTGGTCCCGGCAGCCGGCGCCGCAGAACTTCGAGGAAGCCGCCCAGAAGATGTGGGCGACAAGCGAGTCGTGGCGGCAGTGGATCAACATCGGCAGCTTCCCCGATCATCCGTGGCGCTCACATCTGCAGCGTTCGGCCCTCACGCTGAAGGGACTCACCTACTCCCCGACCGGCGCGCTGCTCGCCGCCGCGACCACGTCGCTGCCGGAAACGCCTCAGGGCGAGCGCAACTGGGACTACCGCTATGCGTGGGTGCGGGACTCGACCTTCGCCCTGTGGGGTCTGTACACGCTCGGTCTCGACCGCGAGGCCGACGACTTCTTCTCCTTCATCGCCGATGTCTCGGGCATCACCAACGGGGAACGTCATCCGCTGCAGGTGATGTACGGCGTCGGCGGCGAACGCACCCTGGAAGAGGAAGAGCTGACCCATCTCTCGGGCTACGACGGCGCCCGGCCGGTCCGTATCGGCAACGGCGCGTACAACCAGGCACAGCACGACATCTGGGGCACGATGCTCGACTCGGTGTACCTCAACATCAAGTCGCACGAAGCGGTGCCGGAGACGTTGTGGCCCGTGCTGAAGGCCCAGGTCGAAGAAGCGATCAAGCACTGGAAGGATCCCGACCGCGGCATCTGGGAGGTGCGCGGGGAGCCGCAGCATTTCACGTCCTCGAAGGTCATGTGCTGGGTCGCCCTCGACCGCGGGTCACGCCTCGCGACGATGCACGGCGAGCAGGCCCACGCGCGCGAGTGGGCCGCGATCGCGGAGGAGATCAAGGCCGACGTCCTGGCGCACGGGGTCAACGAGCGCGGGGTGTTCACCCAGCGTTACGGCGACGACGCGCTCGATGCCTCGTTACTACTCGTCCCGCTGCTGCGATTCCTGCCGCCGGACGACCCCCGGGTGCGCGCAACGGTTCTCGCGATCGCCGACGAACTCACCGAGAACGAACTGGTGCTCCGCTACCGGGTCGAGGAGACCGACGACGGCCTCAGCGGCGAAGAGGGTACGTTCACCATCTGCTCGTTCTGGCTGGTGTCGGCCCTCGTCGAGATCGGCGAACTGCCACGGGCGAAGACGCTGTGTGAACGACTGCTGTCCTACTCGAGCCCGCTCAAGCTGTACGCCGAGGAGATCGACGCCAAGACCGGACAGCACCTCGGCAACTTCCCGCAGGCGTTCACCCACCTCGCCCTCATCAACGCGGTGATGCATGTGATCCGCGCCGAGGAAGCCGCCCACCAGGCCACCTTCCAGCCGGCGAATCACTGA
- a CDS encoding sulfate adenylyltransferase subunit 1 — protein MKHAPDLLRIATAGSVDDGKSTLVGRLLYDTKSVLADQIDAVTKASVDRGLDTPDLSLLVDGLRAEREQGITIDVAYRYFATPARSFVLADTPGHVQYTRNTVSGASTAQLVILLVDARTGVVAQTRRHAAVMALLGVPQLVLAVNKIDLVTDQASVFAEISAEFADLTRSLGWSAEQVTAIPVSALHGDNVAHRSETTSFYDGPTLIEHLETVPNLLERNDVGLRFPVQYVIRPRTPEHPDYRGYAGQIAAGRVSVGDEVVVLPSGQRTTVSKIDTADGELPTAHTGRSVTILLADDVDISRGDLIAAAADAPEPLQQFSATVCWLAEKPLRPGARLLLKHGTKTTQAIVGALDALFDEQNLALMEAPESVELNQIVRISVQTAEPIPADDYQVNRESGSFLLIDPQGGNTLAAGLVGDALAPLHLKELV, from the coding sequence ATGAAGCACGCTCCTGATCTCCTCCGCATCGCGACCGCGGGCAGCGTCGACGACGGTAAGTCCACGCTCGTGGGCCGCCTGCTGTACGACACGAAATCCGTTCTGGCCGACCAGATCGACGCGGTCACGAAGGCGTCGGTGGACCGCGGTCTCGACACCCCGGACCTGTCGCTGCTCGTCGACGGGCTGCGCGCCGAGCGCGAACAGGGCATCACCATCGATGTCGCCTACCGCTACTTCGCCACCCCCGCGCGCTCGTTCGTGCTCGCCGACACCCCCGGGCACGTCCAGTACACCCGCAACACGGTGTCGGGTGCGTCGACTGCGCAACTGGTGATCCTGCTCGTCGACGCCCGCACCGGCGTCGTCGCCCAGACCCGCCGCCACGCCGCGGTGATGGCACTGCTCGGCGTGCCCCAGCTGGTGCTCGCGGTCAACAAGATCGACCTCGTCACCGATCAGGCGTCGGTGTTCGCCGAGATCTCCGCTGAATTCGCCGATCTCACCCGGTCGCTGGGTTGGTCCGCCGAGCAGGTCACCGCGATCCCGGTGTCGGCGCTGCACGGCGACAACGTGGCGCACCGCTCGGAGACCACCTCCTTCTACGACGGGCCGACACTCATCGAGCATCTCGAGACCGTGCCCAATCTGTTGGAGCGCAACGACGTCGGCCTGCGGTTCCCGGTCCAGTACGTCATCCGTCCCCGCACACCGGAACACCCCGACTACCGCGGTTACGCGGGTCAGATCGCCGCCGGTCGGGTCTCCGTCGGCGACGAGGTGGTCGTCCTGCCGTCGGGGCAGCGGACCACCGTCAGCAAGATCGACACCGCCGACGGCGAATTGCCCACCGCGCACACCGGACGCAGTGTCACGATCCTGCTGGCAGACGACGTCGATATCTCGCGCGGTGACCTCATCGCCGCCGCCGCTGACGCCCCGGAACCGTTGCAGCAGTTCAGCGCAACGGTCTGCTGGCTCGCCGAGAAGCCCCTGCGCCCGGGCGCTCGCCTGCTCCTCAAGCACGGCACCAAGACCACCCAGGCGATCGTCGGCGCCCTCGACGCGCTGTTCGACGAGCAGAACCTCGCCCTGATGGAGGCTCCGGAATCGGTGGAACTCAACCAGATCGTGCGTATCTCGGTGCAGACCGCCGAGCCGATCCCGGCCGACGACTACCAGGTCAACCGGGAGTCGGGCAGCTTCCTGCTCATCGACCCGCAGGGCGGGAACACGCTGGCCGCAGGCCTCGTGGGCGACGCCTTGGCGCCGCTCCATCTCAAAGAGTTGGTGTGA